The genomic interval ACAGATGAAACTGCAAATATTGGTCTCCAGTGAAGACCATGAGGAACAAGCTGTCGCGTACATGCTGCAGCGGCTGGACGATCCCAATCACGATGCGACTTCCGCAAACGATTTGGCATGGCTGATCTTTCGGCTTGCCGACGTCGGACGATTCGAGGACGACGCGGTAACAGCGCGTGCGGTGGAGCTAGCTCAATCAAAGATTGAAACGGCCGGCGCGACCAAGCCGTACATCATGGACACCGTCGCGCGACTTCTTTCGCTTCAAGGTAAGACTGACGAAGCGATTGAGTTGCAAACGAAAGCCGTCGAGCTGGCAGACGAGAAAAACCGCCCGGACATGGAAGCATTCCTCAAGCAATTGCAGTCCGGCAAAGACGAATGAACCAACGTACGTCAGGCTTTCCAGCCTGACATGCTGCATCAATGTCAGGCTAGAAAGCCTGACGTACCATGAATCGGATGCAAACTGGGGAACCGACGGTGGCTTGGTGCTCCGTCTTGGTCAATTTTCCGGATTCGGCGTCGATCTTATAGACGACGATGGAGTTCGACTTCTGGTGTTCAACCAACAAAAACTTGCCCGACGGATCGATGACGATGTTGCGAGGAGTCTTGCCGTCGAGCTGCAGGTTCTGCTGGACCGACAGTTTGCCCGTCGAGTCGTCTACGGCACAGACCGTGATGCTGTCGTGACCACGGTTGGAACCGTACAGGAATCTGCCCGAAGGATGCACAACAACTTCTGCGGTGGACATACCGGAGAAGTCTTCGACGGACTCGGGCAGCGTTGAAACCGTTTGCACGGGATCGAGTGTTCCCGAGTTGGCATCGTATTGGAATGAGGAGATTGTCAGTTTCAGCTCGTTGATCACAAACACGAATTTGCCATTGGGGTGAAAGCACAAGTGGCGTGGCCCAGAACCCGGCGTCAAATCCGCCGAGCCGCGTTCCTCGAGCGTCCCGGCGGCTGCGTCAAACCGGTACACCATGACTTTGTCGATCCCCAAATCGGCGACGAGCGCGAAGCGGTTGGCGGGGTCGAGATTGATCGAGTGCGCGTGCGGCTCCTTTTGTCGTCGGGGATTGATGCTGGCGCCACGATGTTGCACCAGCGCTGTGCGCTCCCCTAGCTTTCCATCGGAATCAATCCGGAACACTGACGCATTGCCGCCAGAGTAGTTGGCGACCAAAGCAAAGTTGCCTGCGGCGTCGACATTGATGTGGCAAGGGGCTCCGCCACCCGAAACGACTTCATTGAGCGCGGTCAGATCGCCGGTGGCCTCGTCGATGGCAAATGCATGGATGCTGCCGGAATCCTTGTCGCCGTCCCGCTGGTCTGCCGTTTCGCCAACCGCGTAAAGAAATTGCCCGGTCGGATGAATCGCCAGGAACGACGGGTTCTTCATTTCGGCGACCAAACGAGGTTCAGATAGCGAGCCCGTCTCGGTGTCCAGTGTGAAGTGATGGATTCCTTTGCTGACTCCGTCGGTGTAGGTGCCCACGTATGCGCTGAGTGTTTCGGCTGCGGCGTTCGGGGAGACCGTCGCAGCAGTCATTGCGAGGCAAGTCAGAGTCAGGCAGATGGGAAAAAAACGACGAAACATGCTGGGAACCGGTTGAATGGGGAAACTCATAATCAACGCAAATGATAATTGACTCAACGAGCCAAGAACAATCGTTTGTTGATCAACCGGGGAGCTTGAACGACAACCGACGCCAAATCGTCTTCCGTGGCCACCCCATTGTCGGGAGTGCTGTCGCGGTCAAACTCGTTCGTCGCCACCAATTCGATCGGCACTTGGCGAATCCCCCGAGCGTCGACTCGCAGGTTCAGAACGAGGCGAGACGCTGATCCAGCGGCCAAATCTCCCAGCGTCCAAAGGCCCGAGACACTGTCAAAGGAGCCGTCTTGTGGCTGGCTGCTCATCAAAGTAAGGGTGTCGGGAATGGTGACGTTGAACACCACTCCGGTCGCGTCGGCGGGGCCTTCGTTGGCCGCTGTGAAGACGACTTGGACGACATCGCCCTCCATCGGCTCCAGGTTGTCAATCGTCCCCAGCACGGATACATCAACCACGCGAGGTGTGACCGCCGCCGTGGCCTGGTCGTCTTCGGCCGCGTTGCCGTTTCCGGGCGTGCTGTTGGGATCGATCTGACGAGACATCACAATTTCGGCGGCATTGGTCGCCGACTGTGCGCTGGTGACCGCAGCTGTCAATCGCAGGGTTTCCGGTGCGCCGACTGAAATTTGGCCGATCGTCCAATTTCCTGTTTCCGGATCGTACTGGCCGCTGCTGGGGTTGGCGGCGACCAAACGTAGGCCGGAGGGCAGTTGATCGGCAACCACGACACCGGTAGCCGTGTTGGGACCGGCATTGGAGACCGTGATCAGGAATTCTATTTCATCCGTGCGCCCTGGGTTTGCGTTGTCGACGGTCTTGGTCAACGAGAGATCCGCTATTTGCGTGGTCAACGTCACGGACGCTTGATCATCTTCTCCTGCGACCGCGTTGCCTGGGGTGCTGTCCAAGTCCGGTTGATCAACGCTGCGGATCTCGGCCGTGTTCTCTGCGCTGCTGATCATCTCCACGATTGCTTCGATGATGATCGACGGTGTTGCTCCCGGAGCAACGCTGCCGACGTTCCAAATACCGCTGCGCGGGTCGTAGCCTCCGACGCTGCCGCGGGTACCGCGGAACGTCAAGCCATCGGGAAGCAAATCGAGCACCGTCACTCCCGTCGCGGTCGAGGGGCCTTGGTTAGTCAAACCGATTTCAAATTCTACGACGTCACCGATGTTGGGATTGTCGTCGTTGATGGATTTCGTCAGAGCAAGGTCGACCAGTTCAGGCGACAACGCCGCGCTCGCTTGGTCGTCTTCATCAGGCACGTCGTTGGCCGGCGTGCTATCGGGGTCGAATTGATCACTCGCCGTGATCTGTGCTACGTTCGTTTTATCGTCAACGGAATCGACGCTCGCGGTAATCCGCAACACGGCGTCTTGGTTAATAGCCAGTGCAGGGATCGTCCAGATCCCGGAGTTCTCATCAAAGCTGCCCAAAGTCGGAGCATCTGAGACAAACGTCATGCCGGCCGGCAATTGATCACGCACGTTGACGTTCGTTGCCGGATCAGGGCCGCTGTTGTTGACCGTGATGGTAAAGACGACGTTGTTGCCGACGTTGGGTGTGTTGTCGTCGACGGTCTTGGTGAGCGACAAATCCGATGTGGCGGGCGTGATCTCGGCAAAGGCTTGGTCGTCCTCCGTTGGCAAGTTATTGCCCGGAATGCTGTCGATATCGCTTTGATCCGCAGCGGTGATCTCGGCACTGTTGGTCAAGGTGACTTCCGTGTCCGCCCGCGCAACAATCTCCAAACGGTTCGTCGTGTTCAGGCCTACTCCGCCGACGTTCCAGATGCCGGTGACGGGATCATAAACGTTGGCTGGCAAGCTGCGTACAAATGTCAAACCGGCTGGCAGTTGATCGGTCACTTGAACACCGGTCGCTGGATCCAATCCGCTGTTGGTGACCGACAGCAGGAAGGTCACTTCATCGCCCGGGTTGGGTTTGTTCGTGCTGGCGGTCTTGGTGAGCGACAGATCGATTTGCTGGGGCATCAGCGCAGCGCTGTCCTGGTCATCCTCGGTCGCAACACTGTTGGCCGGTTGGGAGTCAGGATCGCTTTGATCGCTCGCGGTGATCTGAGCGGTGTTGCTCAGGTCGTTGGTCGTCTCCAGCACGCCGTTGATTCGCAGCATGACCGTGCTGTTGGTGTTGACCGAAGAGGTTTCCTCCGTTGTCGACGAGACGGCGATGTCCAGATTGCCTGTCACGTTCACGTTGGGAACATCGACGTGTTCCAGTGCGGCATTGAGGAATCGAATCTCAACGTTGATTCCATTGGCGTTGTCCGATCGGGCGACTTCTCGCAATTGAAACTGCGATGGCACGTAGCCCAGGGCGATCAATGCGTTTCGAGTTTCCCCCAGCGGATCGGTGCGGAAACTTGCCAATTGGCTTTGGTAGGTCGCGGGGCTGTTCTGCTGAGTGAAAAGCAGTGTGCCGCTGGTGGCAGAATAAATCTGTGAACCGATCACCAAGACTTGTTTTTCCGTCGGCGCCGGGATATTACCGATCGTCCACACCCCACTGGATGCGTTGTAAATACCTTCGGAGAGTGTATTGGAAGTAAACCGGATCCCGCTGGGCAACAAATCAGTGACCTGCACGCCAGTTGCGTCGTCCGGTCCGGCGTTGGTCACCTCGATGTCAAAGGAAACGGTATCTCCGACATTGGGACGATCCGTATCCACGACCGTCTTGGTCAATGACAGGTCCGCCACTTGGGTGGTGAAGCTGACCGATGCTTGGTCGTCTTCGGTGGCAACGCTGTTACCTGGAATGCTGTCCGAATCGGATTGATCCGCACTGCTGACTTGTGCGACATTGGTGCCCGAACCGATGGAGTCGACTCGCGTCCGGATGCTCAAAGAGACGGGATCGTTCAAACCGATGGTACCGATGTTCCAGACGCCGGTACTGACGTTGTAGCTGCCACGTGTCGGCGTGTTGCTCAAGACCGTGACCCCTTGGGGCAACTGCTCGGCCACCAACACGCTTGTCGCGACATCTGGTCCAGCGTTGTTCACCGTGATGACAAACTCGATCTCGTCGCCGACGGACGGCGAAAAATCGTTGACGGTTTTAGTGAGCGACAAATCGATCTGACGAGGTTGAATCGACGCATTGTCTTGGTCATCCTCTGCTGGGTTTCCGTTGCCCGGCGTGCTGTTGGGATCGCTTTGGTCCGATGCGATGATTTCGGCTGAGTTTGTCGTCAGCCCAGGAGCCGTGACCAAGACGTTCAGATTCAGCGTGACGGGAGCCCCAACGGTGACATCACCGACATTCCAAACGCCCGTGGTTTGGTTGTAGTCTGGGTTTCCAGGACGATTGGTGCCCGCACCGTAGGTTGCGGAGACGAACTGGGTTCCGGCGGGCAGTCGATCACGTACTTGGACGCCTGTGGCGTTGTTTGGACCGGAGTTGCTGACGGTGATTTGAAAGGTGATCGTGTCACCGACTTCGGGCGACAAATTGGTCACGCTTTTGGCCAACGACAAGTTCGCCGCCTGCGGTGTCAGCGACACGCTCGCTTGATCGTCTTCCACCGGTGCATTATTGCCGGGACTGCTGTTGGGGTCATTTTGATCGACCGTTTGAACTTGGGCCGTGTTCGTCTTGGTGCCGACGGTGTCGACCGTCGCGGCGAGGGTCAACGTTGCTTCACCACCAGCCGCGATCGAACCGATCGTCCAAACGCCGGTTGCTGCGTTGTATCCACCACCGACACTGGCGTTCTGGAACGTCATGCCGATCGGCAATTGATCCAACACCGTCACACCCGTGGCCGCATCCGGCCCTGCATTGGAAACCGTGATGGTGAAGTTCACGTCATCGCCGACATTGGGCAATGGGTTGCTGACAGTCTTGGTCAAGGACAGGTTTGCACTGGGAGTCGTCAAATCGACGCTGGCAAAGTCATCGCCTGTGCCATCTCCCGGCGTGCTGTCGAAATCACTTTCCCCTGCCGCGATGACTTCGGCGCTGTTTGTGCGCGAGCCAACCGTGTCGACCACTGCGGTGATGGTCAATCGCTCGGTTTCGTTGATGCCGACCGTACCGACCGTCCAAATCCCCGTGCCCGGCGTGTAGGTTCCTTGGGTCGTCGTGATATCGCCCGCGTTCTCGATTCGCAAACCGGACGGCAGGAGGTCTCGGACGCTGACGCCCGTCGCCGCGTCCGGCCCGGCATTGCTGACGTCGACAAAGAACGTCACACGTTGACCGATATTCGGTGACGTCGTGCTGGCGGTCTTGTTGACAGACAGATCGATTTGACGAGGCGTTAATGTCGCGGATGCCGAGTTGTTGGACGTGATCGGGTCCGTTTGATCCGAGCGTGTGATGCTGGCCGTGTTGGTCTTGCCACCGAGACTATCGACGCGTCCAGTGATCGTCAGGTCTGCGCGGTTTGCCGCTCCGACCGGCAACGAGCCGATGTTCCAGATGCCGGTGGCCGTGTTGTAGGCTGCGTTATTGGACGACGATAGGAATGTCACACCGGCGGGCAGTTGATCGGTGACTTGAACGCTGGTCGCCGTTTGAGGACCAAGGTTGGTCACAGCCAATGTGTAGGTCACGGTGTCGCCGACATTGGGCGATTGGACGTTGGCCGATTTGGTGATCGATAAATCGGCTTGTTCAAAATTGTCGAAGTTTGCTGTGAACTGAGTGGCCGCGAACGCGCCGATCAACTTCGCCGATCCGTTGGTCTGATTCATTCCCTGAATCACCAACTCGACCGCCGTCGCGTTAGTAAAATCAGCACCTCCGCCGTTGGCCGTGAATGCGGAGAACGGCACGAACTCCATGACCGTGTCCAG from Stieleria varia carries:
- a CDS encoding SdrD B-like domain-containing protein, whose amino-acid sequence is MKRPTAPSNDRARRRRLRFRPQLQILESRRVLAQADDLSAITGILFDDINGNSVAEPGEPRIVGAEVRLENGSGSPILGTNNQPLSATTNSSGVYTFPRLQQGSYVVRQISQTIPGGRQLSDMTSPVIVISATDVQGTLVEPIDTFDTTGQTVLDSVADGVPVTSSQATTDAIGGHRDLIVNKTSTNGSIQLSVNEAAADVITFDSITGGDGERRIVWDGNADGNPLTVADTGGFVSDLTGGGNSLGFILDMGTDIAGSTALLRVYSNDSNAGTSNRFSTATVDIPIVNSALDTVMEFVPFSAFTANGGGADFTNATAVELVIQGMNQTNGSAKLIGAFAATQFTANFDNFEQADLSITKSANVQSPNVGDTVTYTLAVTNLGPQTATSVQVTDQLPAGVTFLSSSNNAAYNTATGIWNIGSLPVGAANRADLTITGRVDSLGGKTNTASITRSDQTDPITSNNSASATLTPRQIDLSVNKTASTTSPNIGQRVTFFVDVSNAGPDAATGVSVRDLLPSGLRIENAGDITTTQGTYTPGTGIWTVGTVGINETERLTITAVVDTVGSRTNSAEVIAAGESDFDSTPGDGTGDDFASVDLTTPSANLSLTKTVSNPLPNVGDDVNFTITVSNAGPDAATGVTVLDQLPIGMTFQNASVGGGYNAATGVWTIGSIAAGGEATLTLAATVDTVGTKTNTAQVQTVDQNDPNSSPGNNAPVEDDQASVSLTPQAANLSLAKSVTNLSPEVGDTITFQITVSNSGPNNATGVQVRDRLPAGTQFVSATYGAGTNRPGNPDYNQTTGVWNVGDVTVGAPVTLNLNVLVTAPGLTTNSAEIIASDQSDPNSTPGNGNPAEDDQDNASIQPRQIDLSLTKTVNDFSPSVGDEIEFVITVNNAGPDVATSVLVAEQLPQGVTVLSNTPTRGSYNVSTGVWNIGTIGLNDPVSLSIRTRVDSIGSGTNVAQVSSADQSDSDSIPGNSVATEDDQASVSFTTQVADLSLTKTVVDTDRPNVGDTVSFDIEVTNAGPDDATGVQVTDLLPSGIRFTSNTLSEGIYNASSGVWTIGNIPAPTEKQVLVIGSQIYSATSGTLLFTQQNSPATYQSQLASFRTDPLGETRNALIALGYVPSQFQLREVARSDNANGINVEIRFLNAALEHVDVPNVNVTGNLDIAVSSTTEETSSVNTNSTVMLRINGVLETTNDLSNTAQITASDQSDPDSQPANSVATEDDQDSAALMPQQIDLSLTKTASTNKPNPGDEVTFLLSVTNSGLDPATGVQVTDQLPAGLTFVRSLPANVYDPVTGIWNVGGVGLNTTNRLEIVARADTEVTLTNSAEITAADQSDIDSIPGNNLPTEDDQAFAEITPATSDLSLTKTVDDNTPNVGNNVVFTITVNNSGPDPATNVNVRDQLPAGMTFVSDAPTLGSFDENSGIWTIPALAINQDAVLRITASVDSVDDKTNVAQITASDQFDPDSTPANDVPDEDDQASAALSPELVDLALTKSINDDNPNIGDVVEFEIGLTNQGPSTATGVTVLDLLPDGLTFRGTRGSVGGYDPRSGIWNVGSVAPGATPSIIIEAIVEMISSAENTAEIRSVDQPDLDSTPGNAVAGEDDQASVTLTTQIADLSLTKTVDNANPGRTDEIEFLITVSNAGPNTATGVVVADQLPSGLRLVAANPSSGQYDPETGNWTIGQISVGAPETLRLTAAVTSAQSATNAAEIVMSRQIDPNSTPGNGNAAEDDQATAAVTPRVVDVSVLGTIDNLEPMEGDVVQVVFTAANEGPADATGVVFNVTIPDTLTLMSSQPQDGSFDSVSGLWTLGDLAAGSASRLVLNLRVDARGIRQVPIELVATNEFDRDSTPDNGVATEDDLASVVVQAPRLINKRLFLAR
- a CDS encoding beta-propeller fold lactonase family protein; protein product: MFRRFFPICLTLTCLAMTAATVSPNAAAETLSAYVGTYTDGVSKGIHHFTLDTETGSLSEPRLVAEMKNPSFLAIHPTGQFLYAVGETADQRDGDKDSGSIHAFAIDEATGDLTALNEVVSGGGAPCHINVDAAGNFALVANYSGGNASVFRIDSDGKLGERTALVQHRGASINPRRQKEPHAHSINLDPANRFALVADLGIDKVMVYRFDAAAGTLEERGSADLTPGSGPRHLCFHPNGKFVFVINELKLTISSFQYDANSGTLDPVQTVSTLPESVEDFSGMSTAEVVVHPSGRFLYGSNRGHDSITVCAVDDSTGKLSVQQNLQLDGKTPRNIVIDPSGKFLLVEHQKSNSIVVYKIDAESGKLTKTEHQATVGSPVCIRFMVRQAF